The following are from one region of the Thermofilum sp. genome:
- a CDS encoding HAD family hydrolase: protein MLPLEKGLLVDLWGTLFYPSVSLEEYHLRRAECLSRVLGLPLESVYEAYTHARRLSDAVRAWSMREVDVVGEVVMMLAKLGVEPERRLVEKLVEAYMTPYVNLLQVAEGAAELLESAREAGYKIVLASNTLSSKHTVLLLRRAGLYSYFDFMALSDSIGFRKPHPRFFSHVILGAGISPQRSIFLGDEESDVVGAQQFGMTTVVYTGFHEYKGSAKPSFATSRLLDVIGLLRG from the coding sequence ATGCTACCTCTCGAGAAGGGCCTTCTCGTAGATCTCTGGGGCACTCTCTTCTACCCCTCCGTCAGCCTAGAGGAGTACCACCTTCGCCGAGCTGAATGCCTATCCAGGGTGCTGGGCCTCCCCCTCGAGAGCGTCTACGAGGCTTACACGCATGCGAGAAGGCTCTCCGACGCTGTGAGAGCATGGTCGATGAGAGAGGTCGACGTTGTGGGGGAGGTTGTGATGATGCTCGCGAAGCTCGGCGTAGAGCCCGAGAGGAGGCTAGTCGAGAAGCTCGTGGAAGCGTACATGACCCCTTACGTGAACCTCCTTCAGGTCGCGGAAGGGGCTGCGGAGCTCCTCGAGAGCGCGCGGGAAGCAGGCTACAAAATCGTCTTAGCGTCCAACACGCTGAGCTCCAAGCACACAGTCCTGCTGCTACGGAGAGCCGGGCTCTACAGCTACTTCGACTTCATGGCTCTCAGCGACTCCATCGGCTTCCGCAAGCCGCACCCCCGCTTCTTTTCCCACGTAATACTTGGGGCCGGCATCTCGCCCCAGCGGAGCATCTTCCTGGGCGACGAGGAGTCGGATGTGGTCGGCGCGCAGCAGTTCGGTATGACCACGGTGGTTTACACGGGCTTCCACGAGTACAAGGGTAGCGCTAAGCCGAGCTTCGCAACCTCCCGTCTTCTCGACGTTATCGGCCTCCTGCGCGGCTAG
- a CDS encoding glycogen/starch/alpha-glucan phosphorylase, with product MASDPDVIVSVTPEIALDIGWTYSGGLGVLEGDKFYAAARLGLKYFAITLLYTGGYVDYEYDEQKGFIAKHQEQSDFINSLVRSGELEVEIGGRRTPLSVWEYRRGTATAVFLKPEDPELARITSRLYLEDNARERFLKYTVLAKGAVEYIKSFVGLDRVRYIDLQEAYTALIPLALKIPGRYRLIVHTPGPWGHPAFPSGFFREEYGYYFIEDPVVLTSIGAALAWEVIFVSAKHYDIMRRVLPHYIDKARFVTNGVELERWMHPQLLKSLAKGELDVETLAKLRGEMRAELLKLLKSRKPELPEDAMIVTWARRLTRYKRPYFAAKLIEETEGRDVIFVLGGKAHPHDAEGLAYMKQFKELEKRYRNVVYIHDFDAGKAKLVVQGSDLWLFTPFPGWEACGTSFMKAAVNGVPSLASRDGGAVELIKDNVNGWLFGVDLRDLTSLSSAQSQKIDESEYAEMKAKFSNILAKFRDERNEYMRVSLSAVLTFAPRVSMDRVMREYYPDMVR from the coding sequence ATGGCTAGCGATCCCGACGTGATAGTGAGTGTGACTCCCGAGATCGCTCTCGACATCGGCTGGACGTACTCCGGAGGCCTTGGAGTCCTCGAGGGCGACAAGTTCTACGCTGCAGCCCGGCTCGGCCTAAAGTACTTTGCAATCACGCTCCTCTACACCGGCGGCTACGTGGACTACGAGTACGACGAGCAGAAAGGCTTTATCGCCAAGCACCAGGAGCAGAGCGACTTTATAAACTCCCTGGTTCGGAGCGGAGAGCTGGAGGTGGAGATCGGGGGGCGCCGCACGCCTCTCAGCGTCTGGGAGTACAGGCGCGGCACCGCGACCGCCGTGTTCCTGAAACCCGAGGATCCCGAGCTGGCTAGGATAACCTCCAGGCTGTACCTGGAAGATAACGCGCGCGAGCGCTTCCTCAAGTACACTGTGCTCGCGAAGGGGGCTGTCGAGTACATTAAGAGCTTCGTGGGCCTCGACAGGGTCCGCTACATTGACCTCCAGGAAGCGTACACCGCGCTGATTCCGCTCGCTCTGAAGATCCCTGGGCGCTACAGGCTGATCGTCCACACTCCAGGACCCTGGGGCCACCCGGCGTTCCCCAGCGGCTTCTTCAGGGAGGAGTACGGCTACTACTTCATCGAGGACCCCGTGGTCCTCACCAGCATCGGCGCAGCGCTCGCCTGGGAGGTGATCTTCGTCTCCGCCAAGCACTACGACATCATGAGGAGGGTGCTGCCCCACTACATCGACAAAGCGCGCTTCGTCACCAACGGCGTCGAGCTAGAGCGCTGGATGCACCCCCAGCTGCTCAAGAGCCTGGCGAAAGGCGAGCTGGACGTCGAAACCCTAGCTAAGCTTAGAGGGGAGATGCGGGCAGAGCTTCTAAAGCTGCTGAAGTCGAGGAAGCCCGAGCTCCCAGAGGACGCGATGATCGTGACTTGGGCGAGAAGGTTGACAAGGTACAAGCGCCCCTACTTCGCGGCTAAGCTCATCGAGGAGACGGAGGGCAGAGACGTGATCTTCGTCCTGGGCGGTAAGGCCCACCCGCACGACGCGGAGGGCCTCGCTTACATGAAGCAGTTCAAAGAGCTGGAGAAGAGGTACCGGAACGTCGTCTACATCCACGACTTCGACGCGGGGAAAGCCAAGCTGGTTGTACAGGGCTCTGACCTCTGGTTGTTCACCCCGTTCCCAGGCTGGGAGGCTTGCGGGACGAGCTTCATGAAAGCCGCGGTGAACGGCGTCCCGTCCCTAGCCTCGAGGGATGGCGGCGCCGTGGAACTCATCAAAGACAACGTGAACGGCTGGCTGTTCGGAGTAGATCTCAGGGACCTCACCTCTCTCAGCAGCGCCCAGTCCCAGAAGATCGACGAGAGCGAGTACGCAGAGATGAAGGCGAAGTTCAGCAACATTCTCGCGAAGTTCAGAGACGAGAGGAACGAGTACATGCGAGTCTCCCTGAGCGCTGTGCTCACCTTCGCTCCTAGAGTCAGCATGGACAGAGTCATGCGGGAGTACTATCCCGACATGGTTCGTTGA
- a CDS encoding iron-containing alcohol dehydrogenase — protein MISFTHFHPTRVLFGRGALKELGKASEGLGRRALVVTGRTFAVKHGYLDLIRKQLEEKGVQVSSFSDVEPNPTLSTVMRCAEAAQRASADFFVAFGGGSVLDTAKAANVVYTLGGRVEDYLYPKTVSGELRPLIAIPTTHGTGSEVTKYAVLVDEKTKMKVTVSGEALYPTVALLDPEVLVHLPRDQAAATGLDALSHAVEAYFSRRATPLSDMFALEASRIAARYLPCAVEGILECREWLLYASLLAGYAINFTGTNVGHGLGYPLTTRYNLPHGLANAMILPGAAVYYEAYMPGRVETYLEYLGLKGMLGGLRELLTELKRLVGAPLRLRELGISERDLESLASEGLRYQRNLQNSPFDFREEHAKRILEIVY, from the coding sequence ATGATCAGCTTCACGCACTTCCACCCGACCCGCGTCCTTTTCGGCCGGGGAGCGCTGAAAGAGCTCGGGAAAGCCTCCGAAGGCTTGGGCAGAAGAGCTCTAGTGGTCACGGGCAGAACCTTCGCGGTCAAGCACGGCTACCTGGACTTGATCAGGAAGCAGCTGGAAGAGAAGGGTGTGCAAGTATCCAGCTTCTCGGATGTCGAGCCCAACCCCACCCTTAGCACTGTGATGCGGTGCGCCGAAGCAGCGCAGAGAGCTTCAGCAGACTTCTTCGTAGCTTTCGGGGGTGGCAGCGTCCTCGACACAGCTAAAGCTGCTAACGTCGTGTACACGCTCGGGGGCCGCGTAGAGGACTACCTCTACCCGAAAACTGTCAGCGGGGAGCTCCGCCCGCTTATCGCTATCCCCACTACGCACGGCACAGGGAGTGAAGTCACAAAGTACGCGGTGCTCGTCGACGAGAAAACCAAGATGAAAGTAACTGTGTCTGGCGAAGCACTCTACCCCACGGTAGCACTCCTCGACCCTGAAGTTCTCGTGCATCTCCCGCGGGACCAGGCTGCAGCCACAGGGCTCGACGCGCTAAGCCACGCAGTAGAAGCGTACTTCAGCAGGCGCGCCACCCCGCTTTCAGACATGTTCGCGCTCGAGGCTTCGAGAATCGCAGCACGCTACCTTCCGTGTGCTGTCGAAGGCATCCTGGAGTGCAGGGAGTGGTTGCTCTACGCGAGCCTTCTTGCGGGCTATGCGATCAACTTCACCGGAACCAACGTCGGGCACGGCCTAGGCTACCCTCTCACCACGAGGTACAACCTGCCTCACGGCTTAGCGAACGCGATGATCCTTCCCGGAGCTGCAGTCTACTACGAAGCCTACATGCCCGGCAGGGTTGAAACCTACCTCGAGTACCTCGGCCTAAAGGGCATGCTCGGCGGGCTCCGCGAGCTCCTTACAGAGCTCAAGCGGTTGGTTGGAGCACCGCTCAGGCTGCGAGAGCTGGGTATCAGCGAGAGAGACCTGGAGAGCCTGGCGAGCGAGGGGCTCCGGTACCAGAGGAACCTGCAGAACTCGCCTTTCGACTTCCGCGAAGAGCACGCGAAGAGAATTCTGGAGATCGTCTACTAG
- a CDS encoding NTPase codes for MTAKNLLVTGRPGIGKTTCVQRTAELLVSRGVRVGGMITLERREGGVRVGFEVRDVAGRRVGTLASVGGGSGPRIGRYVVNLADLESVGVGAIERAMREAQVILIDEIGPMELLSRRFVDAVFAALDSPKPVLATIHVRAGETDVGRRILSRSDVKLYTITLEVRERLPYELAKTIASLVSGG; via the coding sequence GTGACTGCGAAGAACCTTCTCGTGACAGGGAGGCCGGGTATCGGGAAGACTACGTGCGTCCAGAGGACGGCGGAGCTCTTGGTCAGCAGGGGGGTGAGGGTCGGCGGGATGATCACGCTCGAGAGGCGGGAGGGTGGGGTGAGGGTTGGCTTCGAGGTCAGGGACGTTGCGGGGAGGCGCGTGGGCACGCTGGCCAGCGTCGGTGGGGGTTCCGGGCCGAGAATCGGGAGGTACGTCGTCAACCTGGCCGACCTGGAGAGTGTTGGTGTGGGAGCTATAGAGAGGGCGATGAGGGAAGCACAGGTCATCCTGATCGACGAGATCGGCCCGATGGAGCTGCTGAGCCGGCGGTTCGTTGACGCTGTTTTCGCCGCGCTAGACTCTCCTAAGCCTGTCCTCGCGACGATCCACGTGAGGGCCGGCGAGACCGATGTAGGTAGGAGGATACTCTCCCGTTCGGACGTGAAGCTCTACACGATCACTCTCGAGGTGCGGGAGCGCTTGCCGTACGAGCTGGCAAAGACGATAGCGAGCCTGGTCAGCGGCGGCTAG
- the surE gene encoding 5'/3'-nucleotidase SurE, with product MRFIVTNDDGPFSPGLWILAEVARSFGEVFVVVPETPKSATGLGLTLHKPVRVNKLNLSGELAYLVSGTPSDVIYIAMNVVVGRPDLVLSGVNVGDNLSIQVMLTSGTLGAVLQAAIEGVPGVAFSAAVREPGELEEPGYRRFVSEVVRAVLGTITQLGFPRGIDVLNVNIPPVISSEVVVVPPARRRFSAAVVKRVDPQGRPYYWLYGQPVEAEKGTDVRAVLEEGKVAITPLALSSLFTTGDEAFSAFIESIAKRLQREAA from the coding sequence ATGAGGTTTATCGTGACAAACGACGATGGCCCGTTCAGCCCGGGCCTCTGGATTCTCGCGGAGGTCGCCAGGTCTTTCGGCGAGGTATTCGTAGTGGTGCCTGAAACCCCAAAGTCCGCGACGGGGCTGGGCCTCACCCTACACAAGCCTGTTCGGGTAAACAAGCTGAACCTTAGCGGTGAGCTCGCCTACCTCGTGAGCGGGACGCCGAGCGACGTGATATACATCGCGATGAACGTTGTCGTCGGTAGGCCCGACCTCGTGCTCTCAGGGGTGAACGTGGGGGATAACCTGAGCATCCAGGTGATGCTCACTTCGGGCACCCTTGGGGCGGTTCTCCAGGCCGCTATCGAGGGCGTTCCCGGAGTGGCATTCAGCGCTGCTGTGAGGGAGCCAGGTGAGCTGGAGGAGCCGGGTTACCGCAGGTTCGTCAGCGAGGTTGTCCGCGCAGTTCTCGGCACGATCACCCAGCTGGGGTTCCCGAGAGGCATAGACGTCCTGAACGTGAACATTCCACCCGTTATTTCCAGCGAGGTTGTTGTCGTGCCTCCAGCTAGGAGAAGGTTCTCGGCGGCGGTTGTGAAGCGCGTGGACCCGCAGGGCAGGCCGTACTACTGGCTGTACGGTCAGCCCGTCGAGGCGGAGAAGGGTACCGACGTTCGTGCTGTGCTAGAGGAAGGGAAAGTAGCGATCACCCCTCTCGCGCTCAGCTCCCTGTTCACGACAGGAGATGAGGCTTTCTCAGCTTTCATCGAGAGCATCGCTAAGCGGTTGCAGAGGGAGGCTGCGTGA
- a CDS encoding 5-formyltetrahydrofolate cyclo-ligase, protein MSGSLSKEKEELRRRVYSLLLERRVARPPFPIEGRIPNFVGAEVAARRLTQEKVFEEAEVVFSNPDSPQRPVREAVLRHGKLLVMASPRLRRGFIIVDPRRISPSKYSFAATIRGAFSLGETRLDAPPVDLKVAGSVAVDARGGRVGKGGGYSDLEYAILRELGLVGEDTPIVTTVHDLQVVERVPMGEHDVPVDWIFTPTRAIRCTRDKPRPPGIIPAILRKEEVEAIPLLKILLERRKAF, encoded by the coding sequence ATGAGCGGAAGCCTCTCGAAGGAGAAGGAGGAGCTCCGCAGGCGGGTTTACTCCCTCCTCTTAGAGCGCCGCGTAGCCAGGCCGCCGTTCCCCATCGAAGGCAGAATCCCGAACTTCGTTGGAGCCGAGGTAGCCGCGAGGCGACTCACCCAGGAGAAGGTGTTCGAGGAGGCGGAGGTAGTCTTCTCGAACCCTGACTCGCCGCAGAGACCCGTGAGGGAGGCCGTGCTGAGGCATGGGAAGCTTCTCGTGATGGCGTCCCCAAGGCTCAGGAGAGGTTTCATCATAGTGGACCCGAGGCGCATCAGCCCGTCTAAGTACAGCTTCGCTGCAACCATTCGGGGAGCCTTCTCCCTCGGTGAAACTAGGCTCGACGCGCCGCCGGTAGACTTGAAGGTTGCGGGGAGCGTTGCCGTGGACGCTCGCGGCGGAAGGGTGGGGAAAGGCGGCGGCTACTCGGATTTAGAGTACGCGATTCTCCGGGAGCTGGGCCTGGTGGGCGAGGATACTCCTATCGTCACCACGGTTCATGACCTACAGGTTGTGGAGAGGGTTCCGATGGGCGAGCACGACGTGCCAGTGGACTGGATCTTCACGCCGACCAGGGCTATACGCTGCACGCGGGATAAGCCGAGGCCTCCGGGCATCATTCCGGCGATCCTCAGGAAGGAGGAGGTCGAGGCGATCCCGCTGCTGAAGATTCTTCTCGAGCGCAGGAAAGCATTTTAG
- a CDS encoding HIT domain-containing protein, protein MHCVFCRIARGAEHACIVHRGENVIAFLDKYPVSLGHTLIAPLEHYSDVFEVPERVLAEMIVAAKLVASAQKLSLGATGVKLVMNNGREAGQEVFHAHLHVIPYGVARLGRRELRAEECEEVAGALREAIGRLSRR, encoded by the coding sequence GTGCACTGCGTCTTCTGCAGGATAGCGAGAGGCGCGGAGCACGCGTGCATCGTGCACCGAGGCGAGAATGTCATCGCTTTCCTGGACAAGTACCCCGTGAGCCTTGGGCATACTCTCATCGCACCTCTCGAGCACTACTCCGATGTGTTCGAGGTGCCCGAGCGCGTTCTCGCCGAGATGATTGTAGCAGCGAAGCTTGTAGCAAGCGCGCAGAAGCTCTCGCTGGGCGCTACCGGCGTGAAGCTGGTGATGAACAACGGCCGCGAAGCAGGACAGGAAGTTTTCCACGCACACCTCCACGTCATACCCTACGGGGTCGCCCGCCTCGGCAGGCGCGAGCTGAGGGCTGAGGAGTGCGAGGAGGTGGCGGGCGCTCTACGGGAGGCCATCGGCAGGCTGTCTCGCAGGTGA
- a CDS encoding diphthine--ammonia ligase, with translation MRVAVLFSGGKDSTLAMVRVKEEHEVACLVTLLPSSVESALFHFPNAHLTELQARALNLPLVKARTGDDEPSGIEALRKALAAARRAYRVEALVTGAVKSRYQLERFSAVCESQGLRSVNPLWGEDEESLLREIVERRIEAIITRVAGYPLTRSLLGRQIDRETVDLLVRLKNYVNPSGEGGEYETFVLDAPLFTKRIVPLSWRVEGGGYDATLFIEKAALASKTSSPARQPADGLP, from the coding sequence TTGCGGGTCGCGGTGCTCTTCTCGGGAGGCAAGGACTCCACTCTCGCCATGGTGCGGGTTAAAGAGGAGCACGAGGTCGCCTGCCTCGTCACCCTGCTGCCCAGCTCGGTTGAGAGCGCGCTCTTCCACTTCCCCAACGCTCACCTCACGGAGCTTCAGGCGCGCGCGCTGAACTTACCGCTCGTGAAAGCGCGCACCGGGGATGACGAGCCTAGCGGCATCGAAGCTCTGCGTAAAGCCCTGGCGGCAGCGCGGCGCGCCTACAGGGTGGAGGCCTTGGTTACCGGTGCGGTGAAATCGCGGTACCAGCTGGAGCGCTTCTCGGCGGTTTGCGAGAGCCAGGGGTTGAGGAGCGTTAACCCCCTGTGGGGGGAGGACGAGGAATCCCTCCTGCGAGAGATCGTGGAGAGGCGGATAGAAGCTATAATCACGCGCGTAGCAGGCTACCCCCTGACCAGGTCGCTGCTCGGGAGGCAGATAGACCGGGAGACCGTCGACCTACTCGTGCGCCTAAAGAACTACGTTAACCCCTCGGGCGAGGGGGGCGAGTACGAGACTTTCGTGCTCGACGCCCCGCTCTTCACGAAGAGGATCGTACCCCTGAGCTGGAGGGTTGAGGGGGGAGGCTACGACGCCACTCTCTTCATCGAGAAAGCTGCACTGGCCAGCAAAACCAGCTCACCTGCGAGACAGCCTGCCGATGGCCTCCCGTAG
- a CDS encoding ATP cone domain-containing protein has protein sequence MERWMAKKVRKRSGSLEDFDPRKIYSACIAAGAPEEIAGEIAREVEQRAYDGMTTDEIRRYVLVRLKELAPHAYEAWTFYDRVAKGRITFEEGKAVAVEKGRLYLGREVKDVGPKGLSSSEEVEGILRELEEDLRYGVSKATINARLYALFMGVLKSRQMPKEEKEKSVQLINRFREKLGWKPYELKKPIE, from the coding sequence ATGGAGAGGTGGATGGCGAAGAAGGTTCGGAAACGCTCGGGCAGCCTCGAGGACTTCGACCCTCGGAAAATCTACAGCGCCTGTATCGCTGCCGGCGCACCGGAGGAGATAGCTGGCGAGATAGCCAGGGAGGTTGAGCAGAGAGCTTACGACGGGATGACGACAGACGAGATACGCCGCTACGTGCTGGTGAGGCTCAAGGAGCTCGCGCCTCACGCTTACGAGGCCTGGACGTTCTACGATAGAGTCGCGAAGGGGCGCATAACCTTCGAGGAGGGGAAGGCGGTCGCTGTCGAGAAGGGCCGCCTCTACCTGGGACGCGAGGTGAAGGACGTTGGTCCGAAGGGCTTGTCCAGCAGCGAGGAAGTGGAGGGCATCTTGAGGGAGCTCGAGGAGGATCTCCGCTACGGTGTATCGAAAGCGACGATAAACGCGAGGCTCTACGCCCTCTTCATGGGGGTTCTCAAGTCGAGGCAGATGCCGAAGGAGGAGAAGGAGAAGTCTGTGCAGCTCATTAACCGGTTTCGCGAGAAGCTTGGCTGGAAGCCTTACGAGCTGAAGAAGCCGATCGAGTGA
- a CDS encoding radical SAM protein, which produces MSRNAAFRKMPRTPRYLKPFDPWRATSLCTCPFKYTVNPYTGCAHGCLYCYASSYIKRFFEPRPKANFLRLAAEDLRKVPRGSILNISSSSDPYQPLELTHGYTRRLLELASGSYVVEVVTKSDLVIRDVDLLARGPSVVSLTITTLDESLAARLEPRAPPPGRRLRAVEKLSENDIPVVVRVDPLIPGLNDAPESVKEVLEAVAAAGARHVVSSTYKARPESLRRLSEAFPDLIPRLRELYAQGGERIHGYLYAPAAYRYRTLARVREQAHRLNLTFAQCREGFPELIDPGISCDGTHLALSRRALSPERKSREAGVA; this is translated from the coding sequence TTGAGCCGGAACGCCGCTTTCCGCAAGATGCCCCGAACCCCCCGCTACCTCAAGCCCTTCGACCCGTGGCGCGCCACCAGCCTGTGCACATGCCCCTTCAAGTACACTGTCAACCCGTACACGGGCTGCGCGCACGGCTGCCTCTACTGCTACGCTAGCAGCTACATCAAGCGGTTCTTCGAGCCCAGGCCTAAAGCCAACTTCCTGAGGCTCGCCGCGGAAGACTTGAGAAAAGTGCCCCGAGGCTCGATACTGAACATCTCGAGCAGCAGCGACCCCTACCAGCCGCTAGAGCTTACCCACGGCTACACGAGGAGGCTGCTGGAGCTAGCTTCAGGCAGCTACGTGGTCGAGGTGGTCACGAAGTCAGACCTCGTCATCAGGGATGTGGACTTGCTGGCGAGAGGCCCCAGCGTGGTTTCGCTGACGATCACCACGCTGGACGAGTCGCTGGCCGCCAGGCTAGAGCCGCGAGCACCACCCCCAGGGCGGAGGCTCAGGGCTGTTGAAAAACTCTCTGAGAACGACATCCCGGTAGTGGTTAGGGTCGACCCCCTAATCCCAGGCCTTAACGATGCCCCAGAATCAGTGAAGGAGGTCTTAGAAGCCGTAGCGGCCGCGGGCGCCAGGCACGTGGTGAGCAGCACTTACAAGGCGAGGCCAGAGAGCCTGAGGAGACTCTCGGAGGCCTTCCCCGACCTGATACCGCGGCTGCGAGAGCTGTACGCTCAGGGGGGTGAGCGAATCCACGGCTACCTCTACGCTCCGGCCGCCTACCGCTACAGAACTCTCGCGAGAGTTAGAGAGCAAGCGCACAGGCTCAACCTGACGTTCGCCCAGTGCAGAGAGGGGTTCCCCGAGCTAATCGACCCCGGGATCTCCTGTGATGGCACGCACCTGGCGCTTAGTCGGCGGGCGCTCAGCCCGGAGAGGAAATCCCGAGAAGCTGGAGTAGCGTGA
- a CDS encoding Gfo/Idh/MocA family oxidoreductase, protein MRPIGAAVVGLGRIGRVHAEIIATKLSGARLVAVSDVIESFAREVGEKLKVKWYTDYDKLLKDPEVDAVFITTPTYLHGEMIVKAAESGKHVFTEKPITVTKPEAVEAVRAARKAGVKLMVGYMRRFDDAYSEAKRRIEQGAIGKPLVFVNVARDPAPPPGWAADPKLSGGIFLDMLSHDFDMARFLLASDVKSVYVLGGAMLYDEIRQKGDLDVVTVNFEFESGAFGMLHGSRKSVFGYDLRTEVMGTEGTVYVGSQVDPNLAVGSKEGLVYRGVQWFWARFYEAYVREDQAFVDSIVNDREPPITGVDGLRVVEIAEACWQSWREKRPVAVEKTPV, encoded by the coding sequence ATGAGGCCGATTGGAGCGGCTGTAGTCGGGCTGGGCAGGATCGGTAGAGTTCACGCCGAGATCATCGCTACGAAGCTGAGCGGTGCCCGCCTCGTCGCGGTCTCCGACGTGATCGAGAGTTTCGCGCGGGAGGTTGGTGAGAAGCTCAAGGTGAAGTGGTACACCGACTACGATAAGCTTCTCAAGGATCCTGAAGTGGACGCGGTGTTCATCACTACTCCAACTTACCTTCACGGGGAGATGATAGTCAAGGCTGCAGAGTCCGGGAAACATGTGTTCACCGAGAAGCCTATCACGGTGACGAAGCCCGAGGCCGTTGAAGCCGTGAGGGCTGCAAGGAAAGCGGGAGTGAAGCTGATGGTTGGCTACATGCGCAGGTTTGACGACGCTTACAGCGAGGCTAAGAGGAGGATAGAGCAGGGGGCGATCGGGAAGCCGCTAGTATTCGTTAACGTTGCCCGCGACCCGGCTCCACCGCCCGGCTGGGCTGCAGACCCGAAGCTCAGCGGGGGGATATTCCTCGACATGCTCAGCCACGATTTCGACATGGCGCGCTTCCTCCTAGCTTCCGACGTGAAGAGCGTGTACGTTCTGGGCGGCGCGATGCTGTACGACGAGATACGGCAGAAAGGGGATCTCGACGTGGTCACTGTAAACTTCGAGTTCGAGAGCGGCGCATTCGGCATGCTGCACGGGAGCAGGAAGAGCGTTTTCGGCTACGATCTACGGACCGAGGTTATGGGCACGGAGGGCACGGTATACGTGGGGTCTCAGGTGGACCCCAACCTCGCTGTAGGGTCTAAGGAGGGGCTGGTCTACAGGGGTGTGCAGTGGTTCTGGGCGAGGTTCTACGAGGCTTACGTGCGGGAGGATCAGGCGTTCGTAGACTCTATCGTTAACGATAGGGAGCCTCCCATAACCGGTGTGGATGGGCTGCGTGTCGTGGAGATAGCCGAGGCGTGCTGGCAGAGCTGGCGGGAGAAGAGGCCTGTGGCCGTCGAGAAGACACCGGTGTAG